The genomic segment CTTTACCAATTTTAACTAACTCTTTAGCGTTATggtaaaaatataaaccaAAATCGAAGATGGAAGCACTAATCGGTTCATCATCTATGTAAAGGTGCTTCTCCACCATGTGCCAGCCACGAGGTCTGACAATTAAAGTGGGCAGTCTTGAAATGTCATCCTTCAACCTGTACTCCTTTCTTGGTGTCTTGAAATCgatttgatttctaatGGCATCATAAAGATTAACTTGTCCGTAAATCATGTTCTCCCAAGTTGGAGATGAAGAGTCCTCGAAATCAGTCATATATGTCGTTACTTCAGCATTCAAAGCGTTGACTAACATATTTCTCAATGGTGGCCCAGTAATCTCGCTGGATCTGTTGATCAAACCAGGGGCTGGGATAGCACCTTGCCATGTAGGATCGTTCCTGATTTGTTCGGTTTCCGGCAAGAAATCAAATCGGTATTCACCAGAGTCTAACTTTGATTGTAAATTGCTTCTGTTGGCTAAAAGCTGTTTCCGTGTTGAATTGAAAGTTCTATGCAGCAAAACAATGAACTCTAAGGCATCTTTTGTTAAAATATCAGCTACAGTAGTTTTGGAAGGTTCAAATTGAGGAGTCGTGTCGATGTCTGCGTATAGAGCAGTGTTGTCCAAGCTTATCTTCACCATTGTTCAGTGCTCTTTACCGTGCCTATGACACATACTCTAAGTGATATCAACTGCACAGAAAGTGAAGAATTAAGACTACATGCGTAAATGTCCCCATTTTATACTTATTGCTTCACCAATTGACGAAACTATCCAATCTTTGTGATACTTTCACGATGTACCTTATCCAAGATAAGCCAAAACTTATGAAATTCAATTTATGTGATAAGAAAAGCAAACgcaattttccaaaatccGCGGTATTCTATCGCACCGCAACTTTCAGCGGAGATTTTATGTCGATAATCGTAAACCTATGAAATTACTAATACATGAACATTTACATATTTACTTCGCCCACAGTCGCAGAATTAGATGATAATACAAACGTCGCCATCGCTGTAGTGTTCTTCCACACAGTCCTTCTCGGGCCTGTCAGGGTCCAGACTTTCGTAGATTAAGACtgaaaaatccaaatgTTCTTCCTTGCCAAGTACTATCATGGGCGCATGCCAGGTACCTAAGCCATAGGTAACGGCCTGATTACCCAAACATGTAAAAGCCCTCAACGTAGACAAGTCTGGCTTATTTCCAATTTCTTTAGCGACTACTACCAAGTATGCTACTTCCGCTGACGTTCTCCCCATAGGCACAAACGTCTGCGTACTACACGGATGCTTTTCGAGGACTTTGATAGAATGAGAAATCGCCTGATTGGAGCCTTGAGTGAATACTCTATTCAGGTGCGGCTGTGGAAAGCAACGGAATAGGTTCCAATTGGGAACTTTACTGGTAGATTTATTCTCTACCTGGCTTACTTGAAGCAATTTGATCGCTGTTCCCTGGTTTGCACCTTTTTCAAGGTTTTGCATCCTTGAAATCTCTTCATCTGGCGAAATTATCGTCCCATACTCCTCGAAGGACTCTTTCGTCAATGTCTCCGCCACCACGGTCACCATATCTTTGcttcaaagattttttgcCCTACAAGATAAGCATCAAGAGCGATTGGATGACAGTTACTGACTTATATATGCGAATGCACATGAATAGACCGCATATGCTTCTTATCAGTCTTACCTCGCTTATCTTTCCCCATTTATTTGCCAATCCATCTTATCTTATCTGGCACTTTGTCTCAGGGTTAGTGTTACAAAAAGGCTAGGActtatttccaaaattctacttttgaaaataaccCTAACAATAAAAGCAAGGGCATTCTGATGTTACCCTAGAAATGtcgtatttctttttatatcGTGGATCATGACAAAAAACTCAACATTTTCAAATGGGTGAGCTCTAAACCAGAAAATACAGCCGCCGAAAGCCTTTTAAAAGGACAGCGGCGCTTGATCAACAGTCGTTCTTGGGGTCGTTAAGACTAGATCCTGCTTCCCCCCCTTATTGTGCATTTAAAGGCACTTATTGAAGGTCATTTTGGCGAACAGAACATTTCGTTATGCAGCAGAACAGTGAGTTCTTAACGGAAACACCTGGAAGCGACCCTCATATATCTCAATTGCACGCGAATAGCGTAATGGAATCACAGCTCTTGGACGATTTCCTCCTGAACGGGTCTCCCATGTACCAGGATGATAGCATGGCGCATATTAATATTGATGAGGGTGctaatttccaaaattttatcaagaCAGATGAGGGTGATTCGCCCAACCTGTTGTCTTTCGAAGGTATCGGTAACAATACTCATGTCAACCAAAACGTGTCCACTCCACTGGAGGAGGAAATGGAAAGTAACAGAGCCTTGaaggaggaagaagaggacGAGCATGAAAATAAGgtttttaatgaaaaaaatataggCAACCCTGCTCATGACGAGATTGTATTTGGAAGAAAGGAGACGATTCAATCTGTTTACATAAATCCTTTAGATTACCTTAAAGTGAACGCAGCGCAGCTACCTTTGGATGTAGAGGTCTCAGGTTTGCCACAAGTATCTAGAGTGGAAAATCAACTGAAACTGAAAGTGAAAATTACGTCTGAAACACCACTAAACCAAAGCATGCTTTACTTGCCTAGCGATTCCATTTCAAGAGAAAagttttatttaaaaaaaaatatcgaGGATTTTTCAGAAgacttcaagaaaaatctTCTGTACATCAATGCGTTTGTTCTATGTGCGGTCAGCAACAGAACGACAAATGTTTGTACCAAGTGTGTTAAGCGAGAACAAAGAAGAGCCGCTAGAAGGAAATCAGGTATTGCAGACAATTTACTCTGGtgtaataatattaatagaAGGTTAGTCGTGTTCAATAACAAACAGGTTTTCCCCATAATGAAAACTTTCGATAATGTTAAGGAGTTTGAATTAACTACCAGGCTAGTTTGTTATTGCAGGCACCATAAGGCAAATAATGGCTTTGTCATATTATTCACTATAACAGATTGGCAAAATAGACTGTTGGGTAAGTTTACGACAACACCTATTATGATCACGGATAGAAAACCAGCAAATATGGATACCACCAAGTTTAATAACACTACTACCTCGTCCAGAAGGCAGCTAACGGAAGAAGAATCTACCACAGAATATTATTCAACGGATAACAACCAATTGAGCAAAGACGAAAATATGCCATTTCAATATACTTATCAACACAACCCATATGATAATGACAGTCAAATGAATAATATTCCACTGAAAGACAAAAACGTACCATTCCCATATTCCATCTCTCAACAGACAGATTTGCTTCAGAACAATAACTTATCACTGAACCTTTCTCTGCCCAATCAGCATATTCCATCACCAACATCTATGAGCGAAGAAGGCTCAGAATCATTTAACTATCATCATCGCGATAATGACAATCCCGTCCGTACTATCTCTTTGACAAATATTGAACAACAGAGTCAATTGAACCAACGGAAAAGAGCACGCAataatttggaaaatgacATTGGTAAACCCCTATTCAAGCattccttttcaaattcaatcAGTGCAACAAATACGATGAATCCAGCTTTACATTCAATGCAAGATTTCTCAAtgaaaaacaacaacaataatttGCCATCAATTAATCGCGTTATACCTTCACAAGGCCCAATCAATGGTGGTATCGAAGTTACATTACTGGGTTGTAACTTCAAAGATGGTCTTTCTGTAAAGTTCGGCTCTAATCTTGCCCTTTCTACGCAATGCTGGAGTGAGACCACGATCGTCACTTATCTCCCTCCCGCTGCCTACGCGGGTCAAGTTTTCGTCTCTATTACTGATAcgaataatgaaaataataacgaTGACCTTCCCCAAGAAATTGAGATCAATGACAATAAAAAGGCCATATTTACCTATGTTGATGATACTGATAGGCAACTGATTGAATTGGCTTTGCAAATTGTGGGATTAAAAATGAATGGTAAGTTAGAAGATGCAAGAAATATCGCGAAGAGGATTGTTGGCAATGATTCTCCTGATAGCGGTACAAATGGCAACAGCTGTTCAAAAAGCACAGGTCCCTCTCCAAACCAACACAGTATGAATCTGAACACAAGTGTTCTTTACTCCGATGAAGTCTTGATACAAAAAGTTATAAAATCATTGAACATAAATTCCAATATTTCCATATGTGATTCATTAGGGAGAACTTTATTACATCTTGCctgtttgaaaaattactCAAGCCTTGTGTATACATTGATTAAAAAGGGTGCTCGTGTTAACGATATTGATTCCTTTGGGCTAACTCCATTACATTTTGCTTGCATAAGTGGTGACCCTAAAATTATTAAGATGCTTTTAAATTGTAAAGTAAATTATTCACTGAGGTCACACAACGGATTAACTGCAAGAGAAGTATTCATAGCAAACCACATTCATTCAAAGGAAATAGACAAAAAACAAGATAACAGAGACAACCATAAGTTTGTTCATAATGACACTTATATCAGCGAAGTATTGTCATTGTTTGAAGAATTCCAAAACGGTACGAAGTTTACCGATAGTGTAGAAACAGACAGTAATTATTCTATTAGCAGGAAATATTCACAATCCAGTTTCAATTCAAGCCTGCTAGACAATGAATCTTTGAATGAGAACTTATTCGAAAGCCAAAGCATGATAAATCCCACTTCTATGGAGATTCAGCATCCAACCTTGCAACTATTTGAGAATTCAAGTTACTCTGAGTACGACCAAAGTGATTTCGAAGAAGACGGGGATGAAGATCTGTTCGTCACTGACGAAGTAGAAAAACCAGGTGTTGCATGCAGGGAGGAACAAAGCGAACTCCTTGATATTGGATCTAGCGCCAA from the Saccharomyces cerevisiae S288C chromosome IX, complete sequence genome contains:
- the DAL3 gene encoding ureidoglycolate hydrolase (Ureidoglycolate lyase; converts ureidoglycolate to glyoxylate and urea in the third step of allantoin degradation; expression is sensitive to nitrogen catabolite repression; this enzyme is sometimes referred to 'ureidoglycolate hydrolase' but should not be confused with the Arabidopsis thaliana ureidoglycolate hydrolase enzyme which converts ureidoglycolate to glyoxylate, ammonia and carbon dioxide), which translates into the protein MVTVVAETLTKESFEEYGTIISPDEEISRMQNLEKGANQGTAIKLLQVSQVENKSTSKVPNWNLFRCFPQPHLNRVFTQGSNQAISHSIKVLEKHPCSTQTFVPMGRTSAEVAYLVVVAKEIGNKPDLSTLRAFTCLGNQAVTYGLGTWHAPMIVLGKEEHLDFSVLIYESLDPDRPEKDCVEEHYSDGDVCIII
- the MGA2 gene encoding Mga2p (Lipid sensor of ER membrane that regulates OLE1 transcription; inactive ER form dimerizes and one subunit is then activated by ubiquitin/proteasome-dependent processing followed by nuclear targeting; MGA2 has paralog SPT23 from the whole genome duplication); its protein translation is MQQNSEFLTETPGSDPHISQLHANSVMESQLLDDFLLNGSPMYQDDSMAHINIDEGANFQNFIKTDEGDSPNLLSFEGIGNNTHVNQNVSTPLEEEMESNRALKEEEEDEHENKVFNEKNIGNPAHDEIVFGRKETIQSVYINPLDYLKVNAAQLPLDVEVSGLPQVSRVENQLKLKVKITSETPLNQSMLYLPSDSISREKFYLKKNIEDFSEDFKKNLLYINAFVLCAVSNRTTNVCTKCVKREQRRAARRKSGIADNLLWCNNINRRLVVFNNKQVFPIMKTFDNVKEFELTTRLVCYCRHHKANNGFVILFTITDWQNRLLGKFTTTPIMITDRKPANMDTTKFNNTTTSSRRQLTEEESTTEYYSTDNNQLSKDENMPFQYTYQHNPYDNDSQMNNIPLKDKNVPFPYSISQQTDLLQNNNLSLNLSLPNQHIPSPTSMSEEGSESFNYHHRDNDNPVRTISLTNIEQQSQLNQRKRARNNLENDIGKPLFKHSFSNSISATNTMNPALHSMQDFSMKNNNNNLPSINRVIPSQGPINGGIEVTLLGCNFKDGLSVKFGSNLALSTQCWSETTIVTYLPPAAYAGQVFVSITDTNNENNNDDLPQEIEINDNKKAIFTYVDDTDRQLIELALQIVGLKMNGKLEDARNIAKRIVGNDSPDSGTNGNSCSKSTGPSPNQHSMNLNTSVLYSDEVLIQKVIKSLNINSNISICDSLGRTLLHLACLKNYSSLVYTLIKKGARVNDIDSFGLTPLHFACISGDPKIIKMLLNCKVNYSLRSHNGLTAREVFIANHIHSKEIDKKQDNRDNHKFVHNDTYISEVLSLFEEFQNGTKFTDSVETDSNYSISRKYSQSSFNSSLLDNESLNENLFESQSMINPTSMEIQHPTLQLFENSSYSEYDQSDFEEDGDEDLFVTDEVEKPGVACREEQSELLDIGSSANEPEEDNGSTSLWNRVLHRINDDLPKYEDLFPLSWGKDDKLKTTNQDSIVEQSASNIENSENSEEEDYEEEEEFLKKQFNRFFQNKQNFRNDKMLIFFWIPLTLLLLTWFIMYKFGNQDSSINHISELISEYLRIALAKFLLGNERMKTAFRSKLSNLQTTRMLNDLIVS